The proteins below come from a single Nitrospira sp. genomic window:
- a CDS encoding bifunctional riboflavin kinase/FAD synthetase: protein MKISRGPIPSTSRPYSVVTIGNFDGHHHGHRALLDRVVTTARREGGTAVVLTFDPHPVKILAPHVNLLFLTSPEEKLARFEAAGIDEVVFLEFTPTFASLNPLQFAEQVLRDGIGTRELFVGEHFAFGKGRAGRIADLLEFGARFGFRVHPMPPVTIDGEIVSSTRIRQMIHVGELQKAVRFLGRPYGIEGMVIAGARRGTDLGWPTANLQLPEGRVIPPDGVYAARVLWNGRRLDSVSYIGTRPTFGAGERLLEVSILDERLELYGETIRVELLGFVREDRVFSSAEALAQQIDSDVTVARAQLREAALDPVSPLHSQS, encoded by the coding sequence ATGAAGATTTCTCGAGGGCCTATCCCATCCACGTCCAGGCCCTATTCGGTGGTGACCATCGGAAATTTTGACGGTCATCATCATGGTCACCGCGCGCTCCTGGATCGGGTGGTGACGACGGCGCGCCGGGAAGGCGGTACGGCGGTGGTCCTGACGTTTGATCCGCATCCGGTTAAGATTCTCGCCCCGCACGTCAATCTCCTTTTTTTGACGTCGCCGGAAGAAAAGCTGGCCCGCTTTGAGGCCGCCGGTATAGATGAGGTGGTGTTCCTGGAATTTACACCCACCTTCGCGTCGCTGAATCCGCTGCAATTTGCAGAGCAGGTGTTGCGTGACGGCATCGGTACGCGCGAACTGTTCGTCGGGGAACATTTTGCCTTTGGAAAAGGCCGGGCCGGGCGAATTGCGGATTTGCTGGAATTTGGCGCACGCTTCGGTTTCCGGGTTCATCCGATGCCTCCGGTCACCATCGACGGGGAAATTGTCAGTTCCACGCGGATTCGTCAGATGATTCATGTCGGTGAGTTGCAGAAGGCCGTTCGGTTTCTCGGCAGACCCTATGGGATCGAGGGAATGGTGATTGCCGGGGCTCGTCGCGGAACGGATCTCGGCTGGCCGACCGCCAATCTTCAGCTTCCCGAGGGGCGGGTCATCCCGCCTGACGGGGTCTATGCCGCAAGGGTGCTCTGGAACGGGCGACGTCTGGATTCGGTGAGCTACATCGGAACCAGGCCCACGTTCGGGGCCGGAGAACGGTTGCTTGAGGTGTCGATTCTGGATGAACGGTTGGAGCTCTACGGCGAAACAATTCGTGTTGAGCTGCTGGGGTTTGTTCGTGAGGATCGTGTGTTCTCTTCTGCAGAGGCGTTGGCGCAACAAATTGATTCGGACGTGACGGTTGCCCGCGCACAGTTGCGGGAGGCGGCGTTAGATCCGGTCTCACCGCTCCATTCCCAGTCATGA
- the hemB gene encoding porphobilinogen synthase: MAFPMQRMRRTRETEPLRRLVRETTLTPNDFIYPVFVTEGQGRREPITSMPGQSRLSIDLLVKDAQEVKALGIPAMILFGIPDRKDERGSSGFDPDGIVQRAIRALKEQVPDLVVITDVCIDEYTSHGHCGIVKEGRILNDETLDCLRAMAKTHAQAGADMVAPSDMMDGRVAAIRDELDRAGFVDVPIMAYAAKFASCFYAPFRDAANSSPQFGDRQSYQMDPANRREALREIDLDVEEGADIVMVKPAMPYLDIISAARDRTLLPVAAYQVSGEYSMIKAAAQAGWLDERRAMLESLLSIKRAGADIILTYFAKDAARLLQSRHA; this comes from the coding sequence ATGGCCTTTCCGATGCAGCGCATGCGTCGCACGCGGGAAACGGAGCCGCTACGGCGATTGGTTCGGGAAACAACCCTCACGCCGAACGATTTCATCTATCCCGTGTTCGTCACCGAAGGGCAGGGGCGCCGTGAGCCGATCACATCGATGCCCGGTCAATCACGGTTGTCCATTGACCTGTTGGTCAAGGACGCACAGGAGGTCAAGGCTCTCGGCATTCCCGCCATGATCCTGTTCGGGATTCCGGATCGCAAGGATGAGCGGGGCAGTTCGGGTTTCGACCCGGACGGCATCGTGCAACGTGCAATTCGCGCCCTCAAGGAGCAGGTGCCTGACCTGGTGGTGATCACGGACGTCTGCATCGATGAGTACACCAGCCACGGGCATTGCGGCATCGTCAAAGAGGGCCGGATCCTCAACGACGAAACGCTGGATTGTCTCAGAGCCATGGCCAAGACGCATGCGCAGGCGGGGGCCGACATGGTGGCTCCTTCCGATATGATGGATGGACGAGTGGCCGCCATCCGTGACGAGTTGGACCGGGCTGGATTTGTCGATGTGCCCATCATGGCCTATGCGGCGAAATTTGCGTCCTGCTTCTACGCCCCGTTTCGCGATGCGGCCAACTCCAGCCCGCAGTTCGGCGACCGGCAGTCCTATCAGATGGATCCTGCCAACCGTCGTGAGGCCTTACGCGAAATTGACCTGGATGTCGAGGAAGGCGCTGACATTGTCATGGTCAAGCCGGCCATGCCCTATCTGGATATCATCAGCGCGGCACGTGATCGAACTCTATTGCCGGTTGCCGCCTATCAGGTGAGTGGCGAATACAGCATGATCAAAGCGGCCGCGCAAGCGGGATGGTTGGATGAGCGTCGAGCCATGCTGGAGTCCTTGCTGTCGATCAAGCGGGCCGGTGCTGACATCATTCTGACCTATTTTGCCAAGGACGCCGCCAGGCTGCTCCAGTCACGGCACGCATGA
- a CDS encoding CBS domain-containing protein, with protein MVPVKSFMVPKDKFTTVERDTDVRTAGRVMRDRNIGSLFVTNGKDVIGIITDTDMVRRVVATGADMTKTTVEQIMSAPLVTIEEHKTLLDANDLMAQTHLRHLGVTKDGQLVGMISVRDLVVFLTNLPRK; from the coding sequence TTCATGGTGCCTAAGGATAAGTTCACCACCGTGGAGCGGGATACGGATGTGCGGACCGCAGGGCGGGTCATGCGCGATCGCAACATCGGTAGCCTGTTCGTGACCAATGGGAAGGATGTGATCGGCATCATCACCGATACCGACATGGTGCGGCGGGTAGTCGCAACCGGGGCGGATATGACCAAGACGACGGTCGAGCAGATTATGTCGGCGCCGCTCGTTACGATTGAGGAACATAAAACCCTGCTGGACGCGAATGATCTCATGGCGCAAACGCACCTTCGCCATCTTGGGGTGACGAAAGACGGGCAACTTGTCGGGATGATCTCCGTGCGGGATTTGGTGGTGTTCCTGACCAATCTGCCGAGGAAGTGA